The Hemicordylus capensis ecotype Gifberg chromosome 6, rHemCap1.1.pri, whole genome shotgun sequence genome window below encodes:
- the ZSWIM9 gene encoding uncharacterized protein ZSWIM9 isoform X2 has product MGDLGLGREFHTWHQFSTFFDDWCEKHKVLFIIASLKPLISLRQNPIHYQPTLAETLRFRFVRLVCKHSGTYVGQSTVQRNRLSEKIDCPASITLRLGPKKDRLVVIEANLEHNHRLSELEFARHFKRQQLRASMGLPIRITNTISKRFLAPDLIGTLEDYSKAKDKGMCELLAVLDGLFKRDPGAKVKLVFQEDVAVLNSIFLVTSRMCELVQRFPARLFLERAACLDADFELYTVLCQDANGRGREVAYCLARQGLPNFLLFIVASLVQSAPDIKLRVKVVTVGAGVTGLDAVEEVLPCARVQICRLQVLEALYLKACELAVPKEDQIRNLLLNLANADSPRVYSQYLSDLEDVAPLSFLQYFLEHWHPHKGMWVECWAFEKNQECSFLDHLSTHRRKLLTVLSTPVALPACVQGLLDLQALHVETSTFNVAPVTELYHTACLPDSTSLVAEELDLVPHAYYELKDTPDGYLLEGSTCSFLLQEGAES; this is encoded by the exons ATGGGGGATCTAGGCCTGGGCCGGGAGTTCCACACTTGGCACCAGTTCAGCACGTTCTTTGACGACTGGTGCGAGAAGCACAAGGTGCTATTCATCATCGCCAGCCTGAAGCCGCTGATCTCGCTGCGCCAGAACCCGATACACTATCAGCCCACTCTGGCAGAGACGCTCCGCTTCCGTTTTGTGCGTCTCGTCTGTAAGCACAGCGGAACCTACGTGGGGCAGAGCACGGTGCAACGCAACCGCCT CAGTGAGAAGATCGACTGCCCAGCCTCCATCACTCTGCGCCTGGGCCCCAAGAAGGACCGCTTGGTGGTGATTGAGGCCAACCTGGAGCACAACCACCGTCTGTCAGAGCTGGAGTTTGCCCGCCACTTCAAACGGCAGCAGCTGAGGGCCAGCATGGGGCTACCTATCCGCATCACCAACACCATTTCCAAACGCTTCCTGGCACCTGACCTTATCGGGACCCTGGAAGACTACAGCAAAGCCAAAGACAAGGGCATGTGTGAGCTCCtggctgttctggatgggctcTTCAAGAGAGATCCCGGTGCCAAAGTCAAACTGGTGTTCCAGGAGGACGTGGCTGTCCTCAACAGCATCTTCCTGGTCACCTCCCGCATGTGCGAACTGGTGCAGCGTTTCCCCGCCCGGCTTTTCCTGGAACGAGCAGCCTGCCTGGATGCAGACTTTGAGCTCTATACAGTCCTGTGCCAGGATGCCAATGGGCGTGGGCGCGAGGTGGCCTACTGCCTGGCACGCCAGGGGCTGCCCAACTTCCTCCTCTTTATTGTGGCTTCCCTGGTGCAGAGCGCCCCAGACATCAAGTTGCGGGTGAAGGTGGTGACCGTAGGGGCTGGCGTGACGGGGCTGGACGCGGTGGAGGAGGTGCTGCCCTGCGCCCGGGTGCAGATCTGCCGCCTGCAGGTCTTGGAGGCCCTCTACCTCAAGGCCTGCGAACTGGCTGTGCCCAAGGAGGACCAGATCCGCAATCTGCTGCTCAACCTGGCTAATGCTGACTCGCCACGGGTCTACAGCCAGTACTTGAGCGACCTTGAAGATGTGGCGCCACTCTCCTTCCTGCAGTACTTCTTGGAGCACTGGCACCCCCACAAAGGAATGTGGGTAGAGTGCTGGGCTTTTGAGAAAAACCAGGAGTGCTCCTTCCTCGACCACCTGAGCACCCACCGCCGTAAACTGCTGACAGTGCTCAGTACCCCCGTggcactgcctgcctgtgtccaGGGCCTGCTAGACCTCCAGGCTCTGCACGTGGAGACTTCCACGTTCAACGTGGCACCTGTGACTGAGCTGTACCAcaccgcctgcctgcctgacagCACCAGCCTGGTGGCTGAGGAACTGGACCTGGTGCCCCATGCCTACTACGAGCTCAAGGACACACCTGATGGGTACCTCCTGGAGGGGAGCACCTGCTCTTTTCTG TTACAGGAAGGAGCAGAGAGCTAA
- the ZSWIM9 gene encoding uncharacterized protein ZSWIM9 isoform X1: protein MGDLGLGREFHTWHQFSTFFDDWCEKHKVLFIIASLKPLISLRQNPIHYQPTLAETLRFRFVRLVCKHSGTYVGQSTVQRNRLSEKIDCPASITLRLGPKKDRLVVIEANLEHNHRLSELEFARHFKRQQLRASMGLPIRITNTISKRFLAPDLIGTLEDYSKAKDKGMCELLAVLDGLFKRDPGAKVKLVFQEDVAVLNSIFLVTSRMCELVQRFPARLFLERAACLDADFELYTVLCQDANGRGREVAYCLARQGLPNFLLFIVASLVQSAPDIKLRVKVVTVGAGVTGLDAVEEVLPCARVQICRLQVLEALYLKACELAVPKEDQIRNLLLNLANADSPRVYSQYLSDLEDVAPLSFLQYFLEHWHPHKGMWVECWAFEKNQECSFLDHLSTHRRKLLTVLSTPVALPACVQGLLDLQALHVETSTFNVAPVTELYHTACLPDSTSLVAEELDLVPHAYYELKDTPDGYLLEGSTCSFLVSHDLATCSCSIYVAHQLPCRHIFAARLWAGEPLFDPSLLPSFPNGHQDIIGQDEC, encoded by the exons ATGGGGGATCTAGGCCTGGGCCGGGAGTTCCACACTTGGCACCAGTTCAGCACGTTCTTTGACGACTGGTGCGAGAAGCACAAGGTGCTATTCATCATCGCCAGCCTGAAGCCGCTGATCTCGCTGCGCCAGAACCCGATACACTATCAGCCCACTCTGGCAGAGACGCTCCGCTTCCGTTTTGTGCGTCTCGTCTGTAAGCACAGCGGAACCTACGTGGGGCAGAGCACGGTGCAACGCAACCGCCT CAGTGAGAAGATCGACTGCCCAGCCTCCATCACTCTGCGCCTGGGCCCCAAGAAGGACCGCTTGGTGGTGATTGAGGCCAACCTGGAGCACAACCACCGTCTGTCAGAGCTGGAGTTTGCCCGCCACTTCAAACGGCAGCAGCTGAGGGCCAGCATGGGGCTACCTATCCGCATCACCAACACCATTTCCAAACGCTTCCTGGCACCTGACCTTATCGGGACCCTGGAAGACTACAGCAAAGCCAAAGACAAGGGCATGTGTGAGCTCCtggctgttctggatgggctcTTCAAGAGAGATCCCGGTGCCAAAGTCAAACTGGTGTTCCAGGAGGACGTGGCTGTCCTCAACAGCATCTTCCTGGTCACCTCCCGCATGTGCGAACTGGTGCAGCGTTTCCCCGCCCGGCTTTTCCTGGAACGAGCAGCCTGCCTGGATGCAGACTTTGAGCTCTATACAGTCCTGTGCCAGGATGCCAATGGGCGTGGGCGCGAGGTGGCCTACTGCCTGGCACGCCAGGGGCTGCCCAACTTCCTCCTCTTTATTGTGGCTTCCCTGGTGCAGAGCGCCCCAGACATCAAGTTGCGGGTGAAGGTGGTGACCGTAGGGGCTGGCGTGACGGGGCTGGACGCGGTGGAGGAGGTGCTGCCCTGCGCCCGGGTGCAGATCTGCCGCCTGCAGGTCTTGGAGGCCCTCTACCTCAAGGCCTGCGAACTGGCTGTGCCCAAGGAGGACCAGATCCGCAATCTGCTGCTCAACCTGGCTAATGCTGACTCGCCACGGGTCTACAGCCAGTACTTGAGCGACCTTGAAGATGTGGCGCCACTCTCCTTCCTGCAGTACTTCTTGGAGCACTGGCACCCCCACAAAGGAATGTGGGTAGAGTGCTGGGCTTTTGAGAAAAACCAGGAGTGCTCCTTCCTCGACCACCTGAGCACCCACCGCCGTAAACTGCTGACAGTGCTCAGTACCCCCGTggcactgcctgcctgtgtccaGGGCCTGCTAGACCTCCAGGCTCTGCACGTGGAGACTTCCACGTTCAACGTGGCACCTGTGACTGAGCTGTACCAcaccgcctgcctgcctgacagCACCAGCCTGGTGGCTGAGGAACTGGACCTGGTGCCCCATGCCTACTACGAGCTCAAGGACACACCTGATGGGTACCTCCTGGAGGGGAGCACCTGCTCTTTTCTGGTGAGCCACGATCTGGCCACTTGCAGCTGCTCCATCTACGTGGCTCACCAGCTGCCCTGCCGGCACATCTTTGCCGCACGCCTTTGGGCTGGAGAGCCTCTTTTTGATCCCAGCCTGCTGCCCAGCTTTCCAAATGGGCATCAGGACATCATAGGGCAGGATGAATGTTAG